TTCGCGTTGACGTTCAGCCGCGCGAGTGACACGCAGATACACGTCTACGGAGACAACGGTGACGGCGTTGCATACGCGCGCTACGCGACTCGTGTCGATGAGTGCGACGACCCGGACGCGCGTCACTACTCGCGAGTTCAGACAATTCCGCTAGGCGGCATCGCGGTGCTTCGGTATCCCTCGGCGTACGTGTTCGTGACTATCGACGCGATCGCAAGTACCACTCACGGTTCGGACCGCGACGCAGTCAGATTCTCATACACGGTTCGCTTCAACGAGGCCGTGGGCTCCTGATGACGCGACGAGTGCCAGAGATCGGTCGAGCGCAGGTGGCCCCCGGGAGGTGCTACACGCGGCCGACAGTCGCGCCATAACGGCTGCGGATTTGTGCCCAATGCAGGATCCCAGCGCATCATCGACGTGGTATCCGCGAACAGCGCGGCCGCGCCGGAACTTACGGCGCACCACAGCCATCGACGGTGCGTTGATTCGCGATCGCGGCGTTCGGGCGCTCCGTCGGCCGCGGTCGTCGCCATTCCACGTGCCGGGAGTGCACGCCGCGACCTCACCCGCGCGTTCGCGGCGCACGCGGGGCAACGCATCGCCCAACGGGGCAAGTCGACAGACAGACGTACGTTGTCGAGTGCAGGTCTGTACCTGCCGATAGAGACCTGAGCGGCAGGAAGGGAGCACATCGTGGGACGGGTGCTGGGAATCAGCATCACAAGCGCCAAGGCTTTCCTCGCCGTTGTCCAGGACGCCACCGTGCAGGATGGTCAGATCGAGAGGCTCGACGTCCCACCCGCAGACGCTTCAGGGTCTCAGCTTTCCGAGGCACTTGCGGACATCAAGCGTCGACTTGCTGAGATCAAGCCCGATGTCGTGGCCATCGTCGGTGCCGAGCCCTCGTTCACCGATACGGAGAGTGGGTTGCGCCCTCGGCTTACCTTCGAGGCGCTAACCCGTCTCGCGGCAGCCGAGCGTCGCGTCTCCCTCGACCTGGTCAGCCGCGCGCGCGTTCGATCACGGCTCGGCTTGCCGAGGAGAGGCGGCCTTGGCGAGCACATCTCGGCAGCGGGCCCGGTGGTGGGCCGATACTGGACCGCGGGAAGGGCCGTCGCCGCGCTGGCGGCGCTGACCGTTGAGAAGGAGATTTCCTAGTGCCATTGCGAGGAGAAGCGGTCGGCCGGCCGACCTACGACCAGCTCACTCAGGTCGTCGCGCAACCGGACCGCCTCGTCTTTCGCGCGCACCACGTTTTGTTCGATGGGCCGTGCTGGCAGAAGACGGTCGCGCTCACCGGGCTGCGCGACGCGATGTTTGCCACCGAGCCACAGCTCCTCGAGGCGCTCGACCACTCGAACATCGTGCAGGTCCGCGAGGCGCAGTTCGATCCCCAATTTCCGGACGCCGTCACCTTTGTAATGCGCCACTATCCAGGCGGCAGCGCGACGGAGGCACTGGGCCAGGGACATCGCTTCGGTATAAACGACGCGATCGCTCTCGCCTTCGAACTCCTCGACGCTCTCGCGTACCTACACGTCGACATCGGCTTCGTTCACCGTGACGTCAAACCGGACAACCTGCTGCTCGACGCGCCAAGAACCACTGGCTATCTGAGCGACTTCGGCAGTGCTGCGCGCATCCGTCCGGACGGGACGGTGCATCTCGCGGGCTACACGCTCCCTTACCTCGATCCGGACGCCGCGGTGAACGGCCGCATGACAGCTCAGAGCGACATCTACTCAGCCGGCATGACGCTGCTCGCCTTGTTGGGTGACGCGCCTCTCGTCGATGCGAGCTTCGACGCGCAGAAGGCAGAGACAAGGCTTCGGGCGGGCCGCTGCGCCCTGCCCCCGTCTCGGCTCGCGTACGCGCCGCACGTCCCCGGAGTCCTCCGCCGCGTCGTCAACAAGATGATGCAGGTCAACCCGAACGCGAGATTCGCGTCCGCGGCCGACGCGGCGACAGCTCTCAGGCGCTTGCGCACGATCGACTGGAACCACACCACCGGAGTCGGGCTGGACGGCGAGTGGATTGGGACGTGGCCGAATCGTCCGATCTCGAGGCGACGGCAATATCGAGTCGCGAGCACGATCCTCAGCTCCGGGCCGCGGGCTGGCGACCGCCGGCTGGTGGCTCAGTGGCGCACAGCGACCCGTCCCTGGCGCGGACTGGCAGGTGGCACGGCCACGGTCACGGATGAGCGCGGCGTACGCCAGTTTTTCTCCGAAATCTCCGACAGAGTGACCCACTCGGCTGCCGCGTCGTAAATCGCCTTCGCCGCGACCGCCTCGAGGCGAAATAGGGATCGTCGAGCTGAGGGCCGTGGGCGTGGAACGAGCGTGCGCCCGTCGACCTCTGAGGGCACGAGCACGCCCTCGCAGAGCATGGCCAACACGGCCGCGTCGAGTCCGGCGACACCGGTGCCGACGTGCTCGTTCGGTTCGAGGCGCAGGCCGTCGCCCAGGGTGGAATCAGCGAGCCGGCTAACGGCTCGATGCAGAGGCCACGGCCGATCAAGGCAGTGAGTCCCTCGTTCTGCGGCCGAGGCGAAGAGATAACGGAGAATAGAAATAGGTCTTTCCTCCATCTGGCAAGAAGGTACAGACTCCTCGACGTGGAACGGCGGATACGCGTCGAATTAACCGACCGTCTCATGCACTGCGAAACGAAGAACGCAGCCGTCACGTGGCCGGTTCCTCTCGACGCGTTGCTCGATCAACTAGTCACCGCCGCGGAACATGTAGGTGATCGCACCACTCGCCGCGAGCTCGCCGCCGCGATCCTCCTTAGCGCTCCGCGAGACCCGCGGCGTCTTACGCGCCTTCTGCGCACTTACAGGACTGCGACCGTCGGCGACGTCGTTCCTGTTGTAGAGGTCGGGGGTCCGGTCGTCGAGTTTCGCACCGCCAAGCCGGGACCGCGCCGACGCGGTGCCTGATGTCGCGCAGGGCTCTTGTGCGCGGAGCGACCACATCTCACGGCTCGGCCGGAGAAACGTGGTCACCGCCCCAGGTCCAAGCGGTCCATGGACCCAAGCAGCTAGGTCTTCTCAAGCGGCGCAGTGACGTTGTTGGGGGCCGTGAGCCCAACCCCGCCAACGCACGCGTTCGCATGAGTTCAGCCCCCGTCCTCGATCGGCGCCGACCCAGCCATAGCGGATCGCTCGCGTCCGTCACAGTCCGGCAGTTCCGCATTCGGGACGCTGCGGTCGCTCGCGTTTCCGAGGTCCAGGCGGGCCACGCACGGAGCGACTTGTGCCTTTCCGCCGGGGCTCACACGTGAGCCGAGCTGTAGCCACAGGTGTAGCCATCACGGGCGACCTGCGCCGAACTCGCACGAGCTGCCCATCCGCAGAATGGCTGATTTCCCGGGCTTAACGGACCGCGGCGAACGTGCCTGTACGCCTGTCCGGGAACTACGGATCAGAAGGTTGTGGGTTCGACTCCCGCCGAGCGCACTGACTGAGGAACGCCGCCGGCTCGGCTGAGCCCGAACCGATCGCGGGCGACGAAATGGTGCTCGCGGCCCGCGCGTCCGTCGACGGCGAGGTTCCGGCTCGGTCGCCACCGAGACAGGTATCGTGCCGCGCCTCGTCGAACGGTTCGGGATGCTCACAGTCGGACTCGTCGTACTGATTGCTGTCGCGCTGGCGTTCGACTTCACGAACGGTTTCCACGACGCGGCGAACGCCGTCGCGGTTTCGATCACGACGAGAGCGTTGCGGCCGTTGACGGCCCTGGCCATGGCGGCCGCGCTGAACGTGGTCGGCGCGTTGATCTCGACGAAGGTCGCCGCGACCGTCGGCAAGGGGATCATCACCGCGCCGACCGGTACGCATGGCCTCGTGATCGTCTTCGCGGCGCTCATGGGCGGCATCGTGTGGAACCTGGTCACGTGGTGGTTCGGTCTTCCGTCGTCGTCGACGCACGCGCTCATCGGCGGACTGGTCGGCGCAGCCATCGCGTCCGGGTCCACCGTGAAGTGGCACGGGCTGACCGACAAGGTCGTCCTGCCGATGGCGGTGTCGCCCGTGATCGGGCTCGCGCTCGGCTACCTCCTGATGGTGCTGATCCTCTGGGTCTTCCGCCGCGCCCGGCCGGCGGAGGCGAACTCGCGGTTCCGACATGCGCAGACGCTGTCGACCGCCGCGATGGCGTTCAGTCACGGGACCCAGGACGCGCAGAAGACGATGGGCGTCATCGCGCTCGCGCTCATCGCCACCGGGCATCTCGACGGCTTCCACATTCCGCTGTGGGTCATCCTGTCCGCGGCCAGCGCGATGGGTCTCGGGACCCTCGCCGGCGGTTGGCGCGTGATCCGGACGCTCGGAAGCCGGATCACCGCGCTCGATCCGGCGCGCGGCTTCGCGGCGCAGACCTCGGCGTCCGCCGTGCTGCTCGTGTCCGCGTATGCGTACGCGATGCCGGTCTCGTCGACGCACGTCATGACCTCGTCGATCATGGGTGTCGGCGCGACCCGCCGCCTGAACGCCGTGCGATGGGGTGTCGCGCGGCAGGTCATGACGGCGTGGATCCTGACGATTCCCGGGGCGGCGATCGCCGGATGGCTCTCGTACTACCTCGCGCACGCGATCGTGCGCCGGTGACCCGCCGGCTCAGCCGTTCTTCACCAGCGCGGACTCGACGACGTCGGAGAGGTCCTCGATCGCGTTGAGCGATTTCTCGAGCGCCTCGATGACGTCCTTCCACTTGATGACGTAGAGCGCGCCGTGCTCGCCGTTCAACAGCTGACCCATCGCGCGTCGGAAGACGACGTCGCCCTGGCGTTCCAGATGCTCGATGCGTTCGAGGCGCAACCGCGCGCCGTTCCGTGTCCTGAGGCAGGCGACGAGCCCCACCGTCTCCTCCGCCATGGCGATGAGGATCTCGGCGAGCTCTGACAGCTCGGGCGGTTGCGGGTCGACGCCGATCAACTGGATCAGCGAGGCCGCCGCGAACATGTCGTCGATGACATCGTCGAGCTCCTCGGCGAGCTCGTGGATGTCCTCGCGGTCGTATGGCGTGACGAAGCTGGCGTCGAGACGCGTCAACACGTCCCTCGAGATCTCGTCGCCGCGTCGTTCACACGCCTTGACCGCGTCGAAGCACTCGTCGATGTTGTCGGCGGAGGCGATGAGCTTGGCAACGTGTTCGGCGCAGTCGCGGAGGTTCGCGGCCGCGGCTTCGAAGAGGTCGAAGAATCCTTCGTCGGTGGGCGTCAGGCGAAATCGACCGATGACGTGCAGCACCTTCGCGAGCCGACCGCTCTTGGCGCCCGGTCTCGCCGCCGCGTCGGGCCGGATCGGCCAGCGTGCCCCGAGTCGTCGCGGCGCGGCCAGCGTCTCGACGCGCCGGGCCAGGTTCACGGCGTGGTCGCCGATCCGTTCGTAGAACCGAGCGAGCAGCGCGAGCTCGGCGGCGATGCGCGCGTCCGTGCCTTCGACGGCGCCGTACGTCACGAGTCGCGACGCCAGCAGGTCGAGCTCGTCGTCGGCTTCCTGCAGGTCGAAACCGGCGTCGCGCGAGCGTTGACGATACGCGGCGCTCGATGCGTGCCACATTCGGATCGCGACGTCGCACATCGACTGGATCACGCCGCGCGCCTGCGGCGAGATGCTGCCGCCGAGTCCTCGCGCCGCCCGTTGCGCGATGTGCTCGACGAGATCCGCGCTGCGTTCGAGCTCCGGGACGATCTGCAGCACGCCGATGAGGTGCTCGAGCTCCGCCGGGTCCACGACCGCGGTCGGCAGGCCCTCCTTCACCAGCGCGATCAGCTCCGCGCAGCGCTCGTCGATCCCTTCGTCGTCGGCGATCACCTGCTCGGCGCGGGCGACGTCTTCGTCGAGCAGGGCGCTCGTGGCCCAGCCGATTCCCTCGGACACGAGCGCGAAGAGGAGCAGCACACCGTCGTCGACCCGGAGACGAAGCTTCGCTCGCTCTGCCCGCGCACCGGCCACGGCACTCAAACTACTGGCCCCGTCGTCGCGCGGCCGCGTTGGCGCGGCTTCGACTGTGTGAGAACCGACGACGGTGTCGATCGCCGCGTGGCCCAGTGGTTGGCGGGGGTCCTCACGTAGTGTCGGCGCATGGCGTTCATCCAGATCGACCGGCCGCACGACCACGTCGCCCGCATCACGATGAACCGGCCCGAGCGAATGAACGCGATGGCGTTCGACGTGATGGTGCCGCTGCGCCACGCGATCGAGGAGCTGAGTGTCGACAACGACGTACGGGTCGTGATCCTCACCGGCGCGGGCGACGGCTTCTCGTCGGGCGCGGATCAGACCGACGCCGGCATTCCTCCCAACATCGACGGCCTCACCACGGTCACGATCGCGCTGCGCGCCCTCGAAGTGCTCGACGACGTCGTGCTCGCGCTGCGCAAGATGCACCAGCCGGTGATCGGCGCGGTCAACGGTCCCGCGATCGGCGGCGGGTTCTGCCTGTCGCTCGCGTGCGACATCCGCATCGCGTCGGAGAGCGCGTACTTCCGCGCCGCGGGCATCAACAACGGACTCACCGCGAGCGAGCTCGGCATCAGCTATCTGCTCCCGCGCGCGATCGGGTCGTCACGCGCCGCGGAGATCATGTTGACCGGACGCGATGTCGACGCGACCGAAGCCCTGCAGATGGGCCTCGTGTCGCGCGTCGTCACGCGCGACGAGCTGATGGACGCGTGTTACGCCGTGGCCGATCGCATCACCGGCTGGAGCCGGCCCGGCATCGAGCTGACGAAGCGCAGCCTCTGGTCGAGCCTCGATGCCGCGAGCCTCCAGCAGCACCTGCAGCTCGAAGGCATCGGTCAGCTGTTCGTGCGCATGCTCACCCAGAACTTCGAGGAAGCGACGCGCGCTCGCCGAGAAAACCGTAAGCCCGTCTTCCGCGATTGAGCGCGTGCGCTTAGAGTCCGGGACGCGGTAGGGGTCGAAGCGTTACGGACGAAGTGGGGTTCACGGATGAAGTCGCCGATGTCACGGCTGTTGGTTGTTGCTGCCGTTCTGTTGAGTGTGCTCGGGGTGCCGGCGACGAGCGCAATCGCCTCCCGACCCCCGGCGGCCTCGGTCACCCTTTTCCGCTCGTCGGTCGACGATCCGAACGGCATCGCGATGGGCGCCGACGGCGCGATGTGGTTCACGAACCTCGGCAACAACACGATCGGTCGGATCGACACCGAGGGCCACGTCCGAACCTTCCGTGACCCGGCGATCTTCCAGCCGACCGACATCGCGCTCGGCGGCGACGGCGCGATGTGGTTCACGAACGCGGGGAACGACTCGATCGGTCGCATCACGACGACCGGCGCGGTGACGACGTACACGAGCACCGCCGTCGACGAGCCCGAGCAGATCACGCGCGGTGCCGACGGCGCGATGTGGTTCACGAACTTCGCGCCCGGAACGTTCGGCTCGATCGACCGCATCACCAGCAAGGGCAAGATCACGAAGTTCAGCGGCCCCGGAATCGACCAGCCCATCGACATCACGGCCGGACCCGACGGCGCGTTGTGGTTCACGAACCACGAGAACCCCTCGATCGGCCGCATCACGACGGCGGGCGTGGTCACGAAGTTCACCGGCGACGCGATCACCGCGCCCGACGACATCACCGCCGGGCCCGACGGCGCGCTCTGGTTCACGAACGGATTCTCGGGCCTCATCGGTCGCATCACGACCAAGGGCGTCGCGACGTCCGTCGGCAGTCAGGTGTTCTCCACGAAGGGTGCGATCGCGAGCGGTCCCGACGGCGCGCTCTACTACGGCACCTGTTTCTGCGACCGTGCGCTCGAAGGCGGGATCGGGCGACTCACCACAGCGGGCCAGTACACCGAGATCTCGGGCAGCGGGAAGCTCGAGGGGGTCACGCACGGGATCGCGATCGGGCCTGACGGCGCGCTCTGGGTCACGAGTCCGAGCAACGACGCGATCGTCCGTCTCACGAGCGACGGAACCCTGACGGCGTTCCGCGGCAACGGCATCAGCGACCCGGACGGGATCACCGCGACGCCGGCCGCGGCCGGGCTGCCCGGCGCGATCTGGTACGCCAACGCCGGCAACGACACGATCGGAAGATTCGGCGTGGGTGAACCCCGCAAGACCTACCCGGGTGTCTACATCAACCCGACCAAGGTGGCGCTCGCGCCCGACGGCGCCGTGTGGTTCGTCGCCTCGGAACCGGTCGGCACGGGCCACATCGGCCGACTCGACCCGAACGGCGGAGGCATCCGCACCTTCGGCGGCGTTCCGCAGACGCGCTTCCCGAGCGACATCACCGCCGGTCCCGACGGCGCGATGTGGTTCACGAACTCGGGCTCGATCGGCCGCATCACGAACGACGGCACGATCACCGACTTCGACCATCCGCACCTCTCGTTCGGCTCGATCACCGCCGGCCCCGACGGCGCGCTGTGGGCAACGACGTGGGAGCCGCACGCCTCGATCAGTCGCATCACGACCAGCGGCAAGCTCACGACGTTCAAGGACCCGAGGATCTCCCGGGCCTGGGACATCACGACGGGACCCGACGGGGCGCTCTGGTTCACCGACCACGGGAACGACACGATCGGTCGCATCGACGTGAACGGCGCGTTCACGTTCTTCTCCGACCCGCGCGTGCACGCGCCGCAATCAATCGTCACCGGCCCCGACGGCGCGCTCTGGATCACCGCCGACCACGCGATCGTGCGCATGACGACGGCCGGCACCGTGACCGACGTATTCAAGGGCGACAGGATCGGCGCGGTGAACGCGATCACCGCCGGTCCCGACGGCGCGATCTGGTTCACCCGGCCCGACGCCGTCGGGCGGCTGACGATCAGCGCGCCGACGAGCTGAACGTCACGACCCGTCGGCGGGCGGGTCGGCGCTCACCATCCACGGTGTACCGAACCGGTCGACGCACATCCCGAACGCGGGCGAGAAGAACGTCGGTCCGAACGGACCGGTGATCTGGCCGCCGTCGGCGAGCGCGTCGAACACGCGCTGCGCGTCGGCCGCGTCGGTGGTGCTGTAGTTCACCTGCATCCCCTGCACCGGTCCGAAGGGGTCGGCAATCGGATCGTCGGACGCCATGACGAGCGCGTCGCCGATCTTCAACGCGGCATGGATGATCAGGTTGGGATCGATGCCGGGCGACCGCGCGTCCGGCGGCGCCTCGTTCATGTCGAGCAGCACGAGGTCGCCGCCGAAGATCTCGTGGTACCGGGTGAACGCTTCGCGGCAGTTGCCGCCGAAGAACAAGTACGGGTGGAACGCCATCGCGCACACTCCTCATGCTCGGGGTCGTCGCGAGTCTGACGCCCCGGAGCGTCGGAAGTCACCGGCGCGACCGCGCTCTCACTGCGGCGTGATCGCAACGCCGGTGGGTTGCACGAGACCCGTCGACGGACCGCTGGTCGTGAGCTGCGACGAGCCGAAGCGGCCGAACGAGGTGATGGCATAGGGCGCGGCGTTGCTCGCCACGGTGACGCGCCCCGCGGCGTCGGTCGCGACGCCCCACGGGAGCTGCACGGCGACCGACTGCACGGGCGGCGTGTCGCCGATGGAACCGGGTCGGTAGAGCGTCTCGGCGTCCGAGTTGAGGTTGCTGACGTGCAGCCAGCCGTCGGCGTCGAACGCGATGCCCTTCACGCCGTCGAGACCGGTGTCGGCACCGCCCAGCGTCGCGACGGGATTCGCGGGACCGTTCGCGATCTGGATCGCCTCGAGCGTGTCGGCCGAGCTCACCCAGAGTCGACCCTGCGGGTCGAATGCGAGCGCGACCGGGTTCGAGAGTGCCGTGATCGTCACGGTCGGCGCGGCGTCGCCCTTCGCTCCGGGCGCGAACTCGAGCACGTCGTTGTCGAGACCGTTGGCGACGAACAGGTCGCCGAAGCTGTCGAGCGCGAGCGCCGACGGCGACAACAGACCGGTGTGCGGGCCTGCGATCGTGCGGATCGGCTTCGCGTCGCCGGTCGCGTTCGGCGCGTACTCGGTGATCGTGCCGCTGTAGTTCGCAACGAACAGGTCGCCGCGGCCGTCGAACGCGATGCCCTGCGGCTGATCGAGCCCGGTGTCGGCGCCGGTGATCTCGATGAACGGCGCGCTGTTGCCGGTCTCGCCGGGCTTGAACGCGATCACCGAGCTGTGCCCGAACTGCGAGCTCGCGACGTAATCGAGTGGAGGCACGCCGACGTTGATGGTGAAGGTCACGACGGTCGAGTGCTGCGCCGTGTCGCGGACTTCGACGTCGAAGGTCGTGACGCCGACCTGCTTCGGTGTGCCGCTGATGACACCCTGGCGGGTGAGGCGCAGCCCGGTCGGAAGCGCGCCGAGGACGACACTCCAATGGAACGGCGCGCGGCCCAGAGCCGCGCCGAGCGTCTGCGAATACGGCGTGCCGAGCGACGCGACGGGAAGTTTCGTCGTCGTGGAATACAGCGGTGCACCGATCGCGATGCCCGAGGGAGCATCGAGACCGGTGTGGTTGCCTTGCAGCACGGCGCTCGGCGTGACGTCACCATTCGTGCCGGGCGCGAAGGTCGTGACCCAAGACGCGTCGACGGTCGGGTCCTGGTTGGTGACGTAGACGTTCCCGGCGACGTCGACCGCGATGCCGCCGCCGTTGAGGAGGCGCGTGCTCGCGCCCGCGATCGTCGAGCGGGGCACCGCGTTGCCGCGCGCGTCGGCGGCGAGGTCGACGACCGACGTGCCGCTCTGCGAACGGCTCAGCACGTAGAGGTCGTTGCCGGTCGCGGCGAGCCCGACCGCGAACGCGAGGCCGGTCGCGCCCCCGCCGATCTCGTAGCTCGGCGCGATGTTGCCGTCGCTTCCCGGCGCGAAGACGTCGAGATAGCCCTCGCCCGCACCGACGACGACACGCCCGAACGCGTCGATCGTGATGCCCGCGACCGACGTGAGCGCGGTCTGGTCACCACCGATCACCGCGATCGGCGTCGCGTCGTCCTGCGCGCCCGGCGCGTACTCGGTGATCGTCTCGTTGCCGGAGTTCGATACGTAGAGGTCGCCGCGCGCGTCGAACGCGAGCCCGGACGGCGTCGACAGCAGGGTCGCGGCGCCGAACAACGCGGCGACCGGTGGCTGGTCGGTGGTGCCCGCCGGGTAGATCGCGATCGCGTCGACTTCGGCGTACACGACGTAGACATCGCCCGATCGACTGATCGCAATCGCTCCGGGCGCGTACGGAAGGTTCGTCATCGACGTGACCGGCGGAAGGTTGCCCTTCGGCGCGAGCGCGTACTCGTCAACGGAGCTCCCCGCGCTGTTCGCGACGTAGAGACGTTGCGGTCCGACGTCGAGCGCGAGCGCCTGCGTCGCGATCTGCGCGGTCGGAGACGAGTCGTGCACCGCGACGGTGAAGACGGCGCCGCCCGAAGCGGGTGTCCCGGAGATCGCGCCGGCGTCGGAGAGCGTGAGTCCCTTCGGCAGCCGGCCCTTGCTGACCGACCAGTGATACGGCGCGCGCCCGCCGGCCGCCCGCAGGGTCGCGGCGTACGCGCCGCCGGCGTTCGGTGCCGCGAGCGACTTCGTCACGACGCGCAGCGGCTTGGGCGCGATCGCCGCGCCTGCGGCGACGGGGGCGGCGACGAAGGTCGCCAGCATCGTGACCACGCACAGCACGAGGACGAAGCTCGGCCGGAGGTGAAGGCGGAAGGGTCGGGGGTTTCGCATCTCGGTGCTCCTCGCACGGCGGATCTCGACGCCTTCGATTGTCGGGATCCGCAAGCGCGGGCACCACTGACGGGACCCTCACGTCACCCTCACAGGGCTCCGCGAGGCCGATCTACGAGTCGGTCGCGCCGATCTCGGCGGCGATGCCGGCCGCACCGAGTGCGTCGGCCTCGGCGAGTGCCGCGCTCCGGAGCGCGTCCGCGCCCGAGGCACCTCGCAGCTCCAGCACGGTCGCGAGCTCGCCGCGAGTTCGGGCGAGGAACGGGCGCGCGCCCATTCGTGTTTCGAGCTCGAGCGCGTGCCGGAGGTGCGCCTCGGCCTCGTCGAGACGGCCGAGCAGTCGTAACAGCGCGCCCGCGTGATGGTCGACGGGACCCCACCACCCGATGAGCGGCCCGACCCGCACCGCGGTGCACGGCTGGCCGAGCAACGCGGCGAGCAAGCGCTCCGCGAACTCGACCAGTCCGAGGCTCGCGGTGGTGTGCGCGAGGAAAGCGGTGGGCGCGAGCCGGTCAGCACCGCGGGGCGAGCCGTCGAGGCCCGCCCTCACGAGCCGCTCGACGAGCTCGCGCGCGAGCTCGGGTTCGCCCCCGACCGCGGCGCAGAGCGCGGTCCCCGCGGTGAAGCTCGGGATCTGCTGATAGTCGTCGGTGTCGACGAGCAGCGGGAGCACCGCCGCCGCGAGCCCCTGGTCGACGGCGCGCAGCAGTCCCTGCGCGTAGAAGACGAGCTCGGCGTTGTAGTCGCCGCTCGCGCGACCGAACGTGAGCGCGTCGTTCGAGAGCGACTCGCTGTCGTCGTAGCGGCCTTCGACGAACGCGATCGTCGCGCGCACGGTCGCGGCCTGGCTGTGCTCGCGCGGATCGTCGAGCTGCCGCGCGACCGCGTCGTAATGATCGGCCGCGACGCGCAGATCGTCCATCTCGCCGCGGTCGAGCGCGGCGAGCCCGATGGCGAACCGCGCGACCGCGATGACGCGGAGGTCGTTGCGTCGCTCGCCGACGTCGGCGACCCGGCGCGCGACACGGTCGAGGCGAACGGGATCCTCGTACCAGTCGTAGACGCGCGTCTTGCCGAGATGGCTGAGCGTCGCGTCGCTCGTCTCGGGGTTGTCGGCCTCGGCCGCGAGCGCGTCGACGAGCTCGTCGCGACGGGCGGCTTCTTCTGCACGGAAGCCGTTGATCATCTGCGTGACGAGCAGACCCATGATCGTCAGCCGGAGCGCGTCGTGATCGGGCTCGTCCTTCAAGGTCGCGAGCGCGTGTTCGAGCGCGCCGATGCGATCGGAGTCCGATTCCCAGTACGGGTAGCGACGGCCGAGCCCGATCGCGGCGCGCGCTTCCAGCGCCGGGTCGTCGAGCGCGGCGGCGACGTGCAGCGCTTGGCGGTAACGCCCGTCGGCTTCGTCGGCGCGCCCCCGGTATTGCAGCGCGTCACCGAGTCGCACGAGCGCGTCGGCGTGGCCGCGGCTCGCGGCCGACCACAGCTCGGATGCCTGCTCGTAGCGCGCGATCGCTTCGTCGGCTGCGGCCGCAGCGAGCGCGGCGTCACCGGCGCGCACCGCCCAGGTCGCCGCGGTGGTCGCGACCGACGGGTCGACGACCGCGACCGCGGCCCAGTGCCGCGCGAGATCCTGGACCGCCGCCGCGTCGGCATCGACGGCGCCGGCCTCGATCGCCTCGGCGACGCGCCGGTGGATCACCGCGGCTCGCGCCGACGACAGTCGTTCGCCGACCGCGCGCTGCACGAGCGCGTGCGAGAACGCGAGCCGTCCGGGGCCGGTCTCGTCGACCAGGCCCGACAGCAACGCGTCATCGACCGCGTCGGCGAGCCGCAGCCCGTCGAGCGCGGCGGCCGGACCCGCGATCCGCAGATCGAACTGCCGACCGATGATGCTGGCGGTCGCGAGCAGGTCCTGCGTTTCGCGCCCGAGCGCGAGCACCCGTCGGTGCAGCATCTCGCGTACGCGATCGGGTACGGCG
The sequence above is drawn from the Acidimicrobiia bacterium genome and encodes:
- a CDS encoding protein kinase is translated as MPLRGEAVGRPTYDQLTQVVAQPDRLVFRAHHVLFDGPCWQKTVALTGLRDAMFATEPQLLEALDHSNIVQVREAQFDPQFPDAVTFVMRHYPGGSATEALGQGHRFGINDAIALAFELLDALAYLHVDIGFVHRDVKPDNLLLDAPRTTGYLSDFGSAARIRPDGTVHLAGYTLPYLDPDAAVNGRMTAQSDIYSAGMTLLALLGDAPLVDASFDAQKAETRLRAGRCALPPSRLAYAPHVPGVLRRVVNKMMQVNPNARFASAADAATALRRLRTIDWNHTTGVGLDGEWIGTWPNRPISRRRQYRVASTILSSGPRAGDRRLVAQWRTATRPWRGLAGGTATVTDERGVRQFFSEISDRVTHSAAAS
- a CDS encoding anion permease, with the protein product MLTVGLVVLIAVALAFDFTNGFHDAANAVAVSITTRALRPLTALAMAAALNVVGALISTKVAATVGKGIITAPTGTHGLVIVFAALMGGIVWNLVTWWFGLPSSSTHALIGGLVGAAIASGSTVKWHGLTDKVVLPMAVSPVIGLALGYLLMVLILWVFRRARPAEANSRFRHAQTLSTAAMAFSHGTQDAQKTMGVIALALIATGHLDGFHIPLWVILSAASAMGLGTLAGGWRVIRTLGSRITALDPARGFAAQTSASAVLLVSAYAYAMPVSSTHVMTSSIMGVGATRRLNAVRWGVARQVMTAWILTIPGAAIAGWLSYYLAHAIVRR
- a CDS encoding DUF47 family protein, producing MAGARAERAKLRLRVDDGVLLLFALVSEGIGWATSALLDEDVARAEQVIADDEGIDERCAELIALVKEGLPTAVVDPAELEHLIGVLQIVPELERSADLVEHIAQRAARGLGGSISPQARGVIQSMCDVAIRMWHASSAAYRQRSRDAGFDLQEADDELDLLASRLVTYGAVEGTDARIAAELALLARFYERIGDHAVNLARRVETLAAPRRLGARWPIRPDAAARPGAKSGRLAKVLHVIGRFRLTPTDEGFFDLFEAAAANLRDCAEHVAKLIASADNIDECFDAVKACERRGDEISRDVLTRLDASFVTPYDREDIHELAEELDDVIDDMFAAASLIQLIGVDPQPPELSELAEILIAMAEETVGLVACLRTRNGARLRLERIEHLERQGDVVFRRAMGQLLNGEHGALYVIKWKDVIEALEKSLNAIEDLSDVVESALVKNG
- a CDS encoding enoyl-CoA hydratase, translating into MAFIQIDRPHDHVARITMNRPERMNAMAFDVMVPLRHAIEELSVDNDVRVVILTGAGDGFSSGADQTDAGIPPNIDGLTTVTIALRALEVLDDVVLALRKMHQPVIGAVNGPAIGGGFCLSLACDIRIASESAYFRAAGINNGLTASELGISYLLPRAIGSSRAAEIMLTGRDVDATEALQMGLVSRVVTRDELMDACYAVADRITGWSRPGIELTKRSLWSSLDAASLQQHLQLEGIGQLFVRMLTQNFEEATRARRENRKPVFRD
- a CDS encoding VOC family protein translates to MAFHPYLFFGGNCREAFTRYHEIFGGDLVLLDMNEAPPDARSPGIDPNLIIHAALKIGDALVMASDDPIADPFGPVQGMQVNYSTTDAADAQRVFDALADGGQITGPFGPTFFSPAFGMCVDRFGTPWMVSADPPADGS